The nucleotide sequence TCACAAGTCATATGTGCTCCTGGGCATTGTGTAAATGTTCATAATGGGAAGGTAATTACCATAAAGAGAGCATCTCCGTGGGTGATAGTGGTTGATAGGCAAAAGCGAGGAGTGACTCAACAGCTCACCCCGCTGACTAGCTTAAAATCGACAACCCTAGAATCTAATGTTTTTTATCAGTGGTTGAAATTTTCAGCTAAGCTAGTGGAAAAACAGGATTGTATAGTTTGCCATAAACGCAAAATACCTCAAGTATTGCCGATCCCATTTGAAGGAGTGGAGAAATGCTTAGTTTCCCCAGGAAGGCATTGTTTTGCTCACTGCGTGTTATGGAAGGCCCATACACTGGAACCATACTGTAGAAGGAAGCAACCCCCTAAAGGTTTTAGGCGTAAAGGCAAGTGTGTGGAGGAAAAGTTAGGAGGATGCCCTCTGCGGTTGAGCGACACTAAACAATATCAGATACCGCCGGTAGTTCATGTAGCAGTAAACACGGTGTTCCCATTCTGCTTAGCATCAGGATTAGAACAGGAGAGCATCCTGTGGAATGACACTGTGGAAATGGCCAACCAATTAATTCAATGTGAATATCATAATTATCTTTTTCCCCGTAGTAAACAAACTTGGAGCATGAAAGTATGTAACACCACTAGTCGAGCTAAAATGCAATGTGCTAGAGTTGTTAGTGGAGCAGGAGGATCAGGACCAGATGTATATATTGTAGGGCATAATAAGTCCTATGCCCAGTGGTTGCATGTCTATAATTTAACAAATGGCACCTATCCATTAGCAGATGTGTTTTGGATGTGTGAAGAAGACAGACGAATTAGATCTGTTCTAGTGCCAAATTGGAAAGGCATTTGTGCCCCAGTCATGTTAACGGGTCAAATCTATGTGATTCATTTTgcagacaaagaagaaaatggagttctaaaaaggattaaaaaaaacgcCAAAGCAGCTTCACAATTCCCTTGGGAAGAACAAGCAGACATTTACGTTACAGCCGACCGCATGGTTAAAGGAGTTCCAGCTGAACATCAGGCTATAGGGGAGGCGTGGATTGTGTCCGGCCAAGTAGCAGGGTCTATACCTATTGCTGGCACGATTGTAAATGCTCAATACATAGCCAAAAATTCAAGGTGGATAAATTATTTATGGTATAACCAACAAAGATTTTTGAATTGGACTATTGCAGCCCTCCAGGGAGTTAGTGAGCAATTACATGCCACGTCATTAATGACACTGCAAAACAGGCTTTTGATTGAAACTATGCTAGCCGAGGAGCAGGGTGTTTGTGATAGATTTGGGGATGATTGCTGTACAGCCATTCCCATGCACACAGGGGAGGCGGGAAACATTACAAAGGTCTTGGAAAACCTAAAAAGGATAAGAAATGACCATGTTAAACACTCTAATTGGAATTCCTCGTCTTACTCTGTATGGGAGTGGTTTCAGAGTTTATCACTTCTTCAGTTACTTAAGTCGATAGGCATAGCCATAGGCATAATCCTATTAATACTTATGTTGCTAACCTGTTGTGTGTTTCCTTTGATTAAGATACTGATCGCCAAGACCTTGAAGGCAGTGACGCAGTTTCCTGTCCGGATAGACCAAAGTGTGGATTTCACAGTAGCAGTGGAATCGTCTCCTCGGGAGCCTCAGCAAGGACCAGATTATGCTGATATGTCTCATTATGAATCATTTGATGACTTGTTAGCGTATATTGCCATGGGGAGTGGATGCGTAGATGAAAGTGGCCCAGTTGAGGAACCGCCTTATGGGGTTCCCTCTAACATCCCTGCACAAGGTGTGGGTTGTGATGTCTTCACCCCTTCCAGAGTGACACCGTagtaaaattaaagaaattaagtaaaaagtaaaaaatattaaaaaagagtaaaagaataaaaagtatGTAATCAATGAATACtgattagttaaaaaaaaaagagtatagTAACTGGGACGAGAACATTTATGTGTGGGATGTGTCTAATTTTGTGCTTTATGTTACATAGATAAACAGTAATGGCAGAATCAGGAGTGAAGATAGAGTATTCAGACAGCCCTACTAGGCCTGGGACCAGTTCATCACCGGAGAGACCCTTGTGGCGCCCATCCGCAGCCAACCAGCCAGAGGTCCCGCCCGAAGTCAAAGTGGGGAAGTTTTGGCTTCAGCGGTTGGCATCCATTCATCCTGCATCCGCCCAGGGGGGCAGCCAGAGCCACAGAGGGCACCTCTCTGGACCCTAGTTCCAGAGCCACGCGCGCCTACATCACCGATGACACCGCCACAGTCTCCTGTCTATTCTGGATCCTCAACACCACCTACTCCCAGGGCCTTAACGCCAATTCCAGAGTCTCAGAGGTCACCCAGACCGGGGCCAAGCCACTCTCAAAGCCCATACAGACCTCCGATCGTCGACCTTCTGTCATTAAGCCCCGTGTCCACTGCCAGCATGACCCATGAGCATTCCGGACGTGATGAAGGGTCTACACGTTCTAACACCCCTGTCCAGGGGAGGGCAGCTGAGTCTACAGTgacagcgtggggagatgttgCTGATTCCACTGTGCAAGAACACCTTATGCAACTCCCCAAGCCTGAATTCCAAAGAGAAATTCGAAAGCTGCCTACAAGCTGGGCCCAGGAGatcaaaaggaaaagaaataattACAATGCCCGCTGTCAGTATGCTCAACGCAAGCAGATGTATGCAACCGCCCTGCAGACCACAGAGCAATATGCCCATCATCTCATTCGCCAAAACGATGCGTGGGAGCGGGCTTGGGAGAGGAGCACCCACGAGTTGGGTGAGGTGAGAGTTGAGAATGCCCGCTGCACTGAGAGGAATGCTGATCTGATGCGAGAGGTGGCTGAACTACGAAAGCAAGTGAAAGGTCAGGAAGATCATTCCAACTTCATCACTCGCAAGTTGTCTGAAGCCCTTCACACCATTGGAGCCCAGAGTAAAGAGATCCAGAGACTCACTGCTGAAAATGTCAGGCTTCAGGTGGTCAATGACCAACTCATGGCTAGTAAGGGAGTTGGTGGAGAAAGTGCTCCTGCACGCCAATCAGTGGGTGGGGAGTAAGGCCATGAAAGGACTGAAAGTCTGGCTTGAATGATGCCATATACTGTGATTATGCATAATATGTAACTTGAAATATATATTCATCTCATGTGTCTTACTTATACATCCTATGCCTTAATTAGCAGTTAACATATATCTATTAGTTGATCTTTCTTATTTTGAATTCTATCATAATTGATGATAATCACAGTGTGTTATGCAAGGTGCTCTGCAATTGTGGATGAACAATACTATGGCCATGGCAGGTTGgattttgtgtgtttcatgtCGCCTTTGCTTAGCACCTGCTGTTGATTATCTTGTCTGCTCATTAAACTATGTAAGGAGCTTGCTTTAAAGTATATTAGCAAAAAAACAGCACACGCCGTAGTTAGATATTcaccatttttgtttttcatattatGGGGTTTTTAGGTGGTACCTCCAGGTACCACAGGGGGGAATGTAGTGGATTTTTGTATGACATGTATACCTATAAATCTAACATGATGGATTTTTGTACCTATATATCTATCTGAATATATATATTCTAACTTTCATGTGGAGTTTTAGGCATGCAgtggttcacacacacacacacacccacacaaacacacacacacacccacaagtCATGCAGCACACTCATGAGGCATATCTTCACTgtcctgtacacacacacacactataaacctacactggagtgttttatttttatgttatgcATTTaactcatatatttgatgtagtTAGGCcaagtattattcacattaataTCATAATTATCTTTTATAAACTATGCTATTTGCTGtactaatgtgtgacctttgaccacgTTGTGACCTATTGTCAGAGGGTAAAGCAAAGGGTTAACCTAGGGGTGTCATTTTGGACCGGGCGTTCAGCCAGCGCCCGGTGTGAACTCTGGCCGGCATTTGACCCTGCACCTGCTCCTGGGTGCGTGGGAAAGTTACTCAGCAGCAGGAGGTGGGACTACTGGTACCTTTAAAAGGGGGCCGGGGACAGCCCTCTGGGCTTTTTCCTGCTGTCTGTCCGTGGGGTCGGTCCCTACCTGCATGCGCTTACTGCGAACACCCTAGGGGAGCTTTGCTTTTCCCTCTGTTTTGCTGAGCTACACtgttcaataaaacagctggcaTAGAACTTTGTTCCTCTCCtgtaatttttgtgtttttgactttAATTGGAATTGGGAAGCTGAGATCTACCTATTGCTAATCTGAGGAATTACTCTCCATTGTGGCAACTACACAACACAGCCTCTGTGTTTCGCATCATCGCGTCTCTGAGTATAGCAAAGTTATTATTCAAGATCTCTGTGTTTCGCTGAATCTTTTTCTCCTGTTCGTCAATACGTCCGTTCACTAGGGATATCCTTTCGTCCAGCTTCCTACTGACTTCTACTACTCTATTTGAGATCGTAACAAAGGTGTTCTTGAAATCATCGAGCTGCTCTTCTAACTTATCTACTCTATTAGAAGTGTGCCAGGCTATACCCAGCGCAACGGAACCTGTGGCAAAGGCTACAAAACGTTTATTTCTAGCCTTAGTCCGCTCGAGTACGTCGAGCGACGGAAGCAGCGCCGGGTCGAGTATTTCGTACATTTTAGCTTTCCTCTCCTGTAGCGCGAGCTCTTCGAGTCCTTCCCTCATGAGTTCGCTGGCCCTGCGTGCGTCGTTCACTATCTCGTGGGCGGAATTGCACAGCCTGCCGTAATCCCTTCTGCAGCTACTGTCTCCTCCACATATCGCTATCAGGCACGGTTGCATAGCACTCACGTCGTAGTTGATGCACTGCACATTTAGGTTTATGTAATCTATACCGGGCGTAAAGTTCGACACAAAGTAAAGCGCCTCCACGGGCTTCACTATCACCCCGTGCTCAGACTCTACAACGGGTTTGTCTGTGACGTACCCATCGTCCACGGCCACTAAGTTCATGCTGTGGGTGGCCTCGCCACTGTTGTATGTGCTGCACACTTTGTTTACCGGAGGCTTGTATTGTACAACTTTGTTGTTGTCTAGTATGCCAACCATGTAGTGATTGCTGTCTCTCGTGGGTATAAGGGTGTGCACGTTGATTGCCGTTTGAGGCGGTCTATCGGATATGACCGCTTGCTTGGAGGGTTCTCCGGGCGTGCATGACTCCAACTTATACAAGTCTACGACGTATATCTTATCGTAGCTTGTGCTGTACAGCTCCTTGTGAGGTTCTTTGAACACACCCAAAGCACCGTGCATCGCTATCAGTCCTGGGCAAAATATCCTATTGCTGAGCCCGATGTTGTATTGCGGATCCAGGCAATTTTTCCATCCCGAGGCGGGATCTTTGTATTCGCCTGCAGTCGCGATCGCTTCGAGGTCTTGCGGTTTTCCGACGCCGGAGTCTACGGATCGTCTATATCTCGCACCGCTGACCCTGGTATTGCTCGAAATCCCGGCGGCAGCTTGTTGTCTCCACCAGTCTCTAAGTCTGTGCACTGCCGATGTTATACCCATTATGGCAGGGGTGTCAGCGCGAACGTTCTGCTTGAAGTCCGAATCCACGGGGGAAATGACAAACTGGTTTATACCAAATGCCACCGCTATCACCTCGGGGTATCTTTTCAGGGTTTCaaaggacgtggaggtgaacgTAACGTTCACCATCGTGTCCCTGGTCCATATCGTCGTAATTGCTCCAGAGCAACATTTGGTGTTCAGGTCGTCCTCGCATTTTAACACGGTGTTTGTTTCCATATCCG is from Oreochromis niloticus isolate F11D_XX linkage group LG20, O_niloticus_UMD_NMBU, whole genome shotgun sequence and encodes:
- the LOC109200410 gene encoding uncharacterized protein LOC109200410 isoform X4, which produces MEQVERDLMQGRECQAGVDQVQGGGNVINLKIMLIAFTAWLGVICLYSEGKIMGPVGVKSNQKQEWLHDCLSAVAVIAAEKGKLPMRQKITLTYVKSDEYGLIMVSDFRRLQVKAYARSMRCDEEGMVTSQVICAPGHCVNVHNGKVITIKRASPWVIVVDRQKRGVTQQLTPLTSLKSTTLESNVFYQWLKFSAKLVEKQDCIVCHKRKIPQVLPIPFEGVEKCLVSPGRHCFAHCVLWKAHTLEPYCRRKQPPKGFRRKGKCVEEKLGGCPLRLSDTKQYQIPPVVHVAVNTVFPFCLASGLEQESILWNDTVEMANQLIQCEYHNYLFPRSKQTWSMKVCNTTSRAKMQCARVVSGAGGSGPDVYIVGHNKSYAQWLHVYNLTNGTYPLADVFWMCEEDRRIRSVLVPNWKGICAPVMLTGQIYVIHFADKEENGVLKRIKKNAKAASQFPWEEQADIYVTADRMVKGVPAEHQAIGEAWIVSGQVAGSIPIAGTIVNAQYIAKNSRWINYLWYNQQRFLNWTIAALQGVSEQLHATSLMTLQNRLLIETMLAEEQGVCDRFGDDCCTAIPMHTGEAGNITKVLENLKRIRNDHVKHSNWNSSSYSVWEWFQSLSLLQLLKSIGIAIGIILLILMLLTCCVFPLIKILIAKTLKAVTQFPVRIDQSVDFTVAVESSPREPQQGPDYADMSHYESFDDLLAYIAMGSGCVDESGPVEEPPYGVPSNIPAQDKQ
- the LOC109200410 gene encoding uncharacterized protein LOC109200410 isoform X5, yielding MTPPQSPVYSGSSTPPTPRALTPIPESQRSPRPGPSHSQSPYRPPIVDLLSLSPVSTASMTHEHSGRDEGSTRSNTPVQGRAAESTVTAWGDVADSTVQEHLMQLPKPEFQREIRKLPTSWAQEIKRKRNNYNARCQYAQRKQMYATALQTTEQYAHHLIRQNDAWERAWERSTHELGEVRVENARCTERNADLMREVAELRKQVKGQEDHSNFITRKLSEALHTIGAQSKEIQRLTAENVRLQVVNDQLMASKGVGGESAPARQSVGGE
- the LOC109200410 gene encoding uncharacterized protein LOC109200410 isoform X3, with the translated sequence MEQVERDLMQGRECQAGVDQVQGGGNVINLKIMLIAFTAWLGVICLYSEGKIMGPVGVKSNQKQEWLHDCLSAVAVIAAEKGKLPMRQKITLTYVKSDEYGLIMVSDFRRLQVKAYARSMRCDEEGMVTSQVICAPGHCVNVHNGKVITIKRASPWVIVVDRQKRGVTQQLTPLTSLKSTTLESNVFYQWLKFSAKLVEKQDCIVCHKRKIPQVLPIPFEGVEKCLVSPGRHCFAHCVLWKAHTLEPYCRRKQPPKGFRRKGKCVEEKLGGCPLRLSDTKQYQIPPVVHVAVNTVFPFCLASGLEQESILWNDTVEMANQLIQCEYHNYLFPRSKQTWSMKVCNTTSRAKMQCARVVSGAGGSGPDVYIVGHNKSYAQWLHVYNLTNGTYPLADVFWMCEEDRRIRSVLVPNWKGICAPVMLTGQIYVIHFADKEENGVLKRIKKNAKAASQFPWEEQADIYVTADRMVKGVPAEHQAIGEAWIVSGQVAGSIPIAGTIVNAQYIAKNSRWINYLWYNQQRFLNWTIAALQGVSEQLHATSLMTLQNRLLIETMLAEEQGVCDRFGDDCCTAIPMHTGEAGNITKVLENLKRIRNDHVKHSNWNSSSYSVWEWFQSLSLLQLLKSIGIAIGIILLILMLLTCCVFPLIKILIAKTLKAVTQFPVRIDQSVDFTVAVESSPREPQQGPDYADMSHYESFDDLLAYIAMGSGCVDESGPVEEPPYGVPSNIPAQGVGCDVFTPSRVTP